The following is a genomic window from Anaeromusa acidaminophila DSM 3853.
TGCGCATAGCCGATATAGCAAACACTCTGGAAGTTGATCAGAAACTAGTGAGGAGATGGATTTTTCAGTACCAGTCAGAAGGTGAAGCTGGCTTAAAACCGCAGAAAAGTAATCGAGTGTATCC
Proteins encoded in this region:
- a CDS encoding helix-turn-helix domain-containing protein; the encoded protein is MPHKEKVSATLKIDACKRYLAKSMRIADIANTLEVDQKLVRRWIFQYQSEGEAGLKPQKSNRVYP